In Chitinophaga nivalis, a single genomic region encodes these proteins:
- the sucD gene encoding succinate--CoA ligase subunit alpha: MSVLVNKDSKVIVQGFTGTEGTFHATQMIEYGTQVVGGVTPGKGGSTHLERPVFNTVADAVKATGANVSIIFVPPAFAADAIMEATEAGIALVVCITEGIPVQDMIKAKNFLQGTTTRLIGPNCPGVITAEEAKVGIMPGFIFKKGKIGIVSKSGTLTYEAADQVVKAGLGVSTAIGIGGDPIIGTPTKDAVELLMNDPETEGIIMIGEIGGSMEAEAAQWIKAHGTKPVVGFIAGQTAPPGRRMGHAGAIIGGADDTAAAKMKIMAECGVHVVESPANIGKTMAEVLNKKAVLA; encoded by the coding sequence ATGAGTGTTTTAGTTAATAAGGATAGCAAGGTGATTGTTCAGGGATTTACCGGTACTGAAGGTACATTCCATGCTACACAGATGATCGAATACGGTACCCAGGTAGTGGGTGGTGTTACTCCCGGTAAAGGTGGCAGCACACATCTGGAACGCCCCGTGTTTAATACGGTAGCAGATGCCGTAAAAGCAACCGGTGCGAACGTTTCTATCATTTTTGTACCACCGGCTTTCGCCGCTGATGCCATCATGGAAGCTACCGAAGCAGGTATTGCGCTGGTAGTATGTATCACAGAAGGTATTCCTGTACAGGACATGATCAAAGCTAAAAACTTCCTGCAAGGCACTACTACCCGTCTCATCGGGCCTAACTGCCCGGGTGTGATCACTGCAGAAGAAGCAAAAGTAGGTATCATGCCAGGCTTTATCTTCAAAAAAGGTAAAATCGGTATCGTATCCAAATCCGGTACTTTGACCTATGAAGCTGCTGATCAGGTAGTTAAAGCTGGTTTAGGCGTTTCTACTGCCATCGGTATTGGTGGAGATCCTATCATTGGTACCCCTACCAAAGATGCTGTAGAACTGCTGATGAACGATCCGGAAACCGAAGGTATCATCATGATTGGTGAAATCGGTGGTAGCATGGAAGCGGAAGCTGCACAATGGATCAAAGCTCATGGTACTAAACCGGTAGTAGGTTTCATCGCTGGCCAGACTGCCCCTCCGGGTCGTCGTATGGGTCACGCCGGTGCTATCATTGGTGGTGCTGATGATACTGCTGCTGCTAAAATGAAAATCATGGCTGAATGCGGCGTACACGTTGTAGAAAGCCCTGCCAACATTGGTAAAACAATGGCGGAAGTGCTGAACAAAAAGGCTGTACTGGCGTAA
- a CDS encoding MlaE family ABC transporter permease: MEFKFFYHFGNFLIMLKGMFSRPENMKMYWKEFMKQCVDIGVGSFGIVFIISLFMGGVTTLQTAYQLVSPIIPKSTIAQVVRDTIILEFAPTLTCIVLAGVVGSKIASELGNMRISEQIDALEIMGINTKGYLILPKIAAGVLMIPVLVAIAGFLGIWGGKEAGVLSGIISHEQFLQGLRQEFKAYNVFFAMAKSYTFGFIIASVSAYYGYNVSGGALEIGKASTTSVVVSCVLILFMDYALTAILL, from the coding sequence ATGGAGTTCAAATTCTTCTATCATTTCGGAAACTTCCTGATTATGTTGAAAGGCATGTTTTCCCGCCCGGAAAACATGAAGATGTACTGGAAGGAATTTATGAAACAATGCGTGGACATTGGCGTAGGGTCGTTTGGGATAGTATTCATTATCTCACTGTTTATGGGAGGGGTAACTACCCTGCAAACAGCCTATCAGCTGGTGAGTCCTATTATTCCCAAAAGCACCATCGCACAGGTGGTGCGGGATACGATCATACTGGAGTTTGCGCCCACACTGACCTGTATTGTACTGGCAGGGGTAGTCGGCTCCAAAATCGCTTCTGAATTGGGCAACATGCGGATCTCCGAGCAGATTGACGCCCTCGAAATTATGGGGATCAATACCAAAGGATATCTGATTTTACCTAAAATAGCGGCGGGGGTATTAATGATTCCTGTGTTGGTAGCCATTGCCGGTTTCCTGGGTATCTGGGGCGGCAAGGAAGCAGGGGTGTTATCAGGTATTATCTCTCATGAGCAGTTCCTGCAGGGGCTCCGACAGGAGTTTAAGGCCTATAACGTATTTTTTGCGATGGCCAAATCATACACGTTCGGATTTATCATTGCCAGCGTATCTGCGTATTACGGTTATAATGTAAGCGGCGGCGCACTGGAAATCGGTAAAGCCAGTACTACATCCGTAGTGGTGAGCTGTGTATTGATATTATTCATGGACTACGCATTAACGGCAATATTACTGTAA
- a CDS encoding DMT family transporter, translated as MPTKPKKSFYWGFTMVLLSAVCFSMKAIFIKLIYRAAPVDAITVLALRMLFALPFYVLTALVLWRQEGNQQLSGRQWLTIGILGVLGYYLSGILDFMGLQYITAGMERLILFLYPTFALLMSAMFFGKRITTIQWQALLLAYIGIVIAFVGDIGHLNTGAHLVLGCLLVAGCAVAYAFYMVGGAEIILQVGAMKFTAYALIFSTLGVFTHYLLQYGFQPRHFSSYTISMSVCLAVISTVLPTFLLSAGMKYVGAGNAAIIGIVGPVATILLAMFFLQESVSWPQLLGTVLVLAGVWLIGKKKTATERS; from the coding sequence ATGCCAACTAAACCGAAGAAGTCCTTTTACTGGGGCTTTACCATGGTGCTATTAAGCGCCGTGTGTTTTTCCATGAAAGCTATTTTCATTAAGCTGATTTACAGGGCAGCGCCGGTAGATGCCATTACGGTGCTGGCGCTGCGGATGTTGTTTGCCTTGCCTTTTTATGTGCTGACAGCGTTGGTGCTGTGGCGGCAGGAAGGTAATCAGCAACTCAGTGGCCGTCAATGGCTGACCATTGGCATACTGGGTGTCTTGGGGTATTACCTGAGTGGTATCCTGGACTTTATGGGTTTACAGTATATCACGGCCGGTATGGAGCGGCTGATCCTTTTCCTGTATCCTACTTTTGCGTTGCTGATGTCGGCCATGTTTTTCGGGAAACGTATTACCACGATTCAATGGCAGGCATTGCTGCTGGCATACATTGGTATCGTGATCGCTTTTGTGGGAGATATTGGTCACCTGAATACAGGCGCACATCTGGTGCTGGGATGTTTGCTGGTGGCCGGATGTGCCGTGGCGTATGCATTTTACATGGTGGGAGGCGCGGAAATCATTTTGCAGGTGGGTGCCATGAAATTTACGGCCTATGCGCTCATTTTTTCTACATTGGGTGTATTCACACATTATCTGTTGCAATATGGTTTTCAGCCCCGGCATTTTTCTTCCTACACGATCAGTATGAGTGTATGCCTGGCCGTTATTTCTACGGTGCTGCCTACGTTTTTGTTATCGGCAGGTATGAAGTATGTAGGGGCGGGAAATGCCGCCATTATTGGCATTGTAGGGCCGGTAGCTACGATTTTGCTGGCGATGTTTTTTTTACAGGAGTCTGTCAGCTGGCCGCAGTTGCTGGGAACGGTGCTGGTATTGGCGGGTGTGTGGCTGATCGGAAAGAAGAAAACGGCCACGGAAAGGTCCTAA
- a CDS encoding NADP-dependent malic enzyme — MARKLNKQDALDYHAMGRPGKIEVIPTKNTKTQWDLSLAYSPGVAEPCKEIFNDEENVYKYTAKGNLVGVISNGSAVLGLGNIGPAASKPVMEGKAVLFKIFADIDVFDIELNASDPDSFVAAVKALEPTFGGINLEDIKSPECFEIEERLRKELKIPIMHDDQHGTAIISGAALLNALELVKKKIEKVKLVVNGAGAAAMACVKLYVALGAKPENFILFDKDGVVNKDRKDLSAMHMQFATTSKVKLLEEAMKGADVFLGLSVGNVVTQAMIKSMAKNPIVFAMANPDPEIAYDTAIAARPDIIMATGRSDYPNQVNNVLGFPYIFRGALDVRATQINEAMKLAAVRALAELAKSPVPDIVNLAYNERNIFFGPKYIIPKPLDPRLLSTVAPAVAKAAMESGVAQHPITDWEAYKQELNGRLGLDNQLFRVIGTKARRDPRKVVFAEADNIKILKAAQVVNDEGIAFPILLGNEARIRSLMLENAIEIDDAVIIDPKSDEMQDKRHEFGDLFFEKRKRKGFNLYEARKIMRERNYFGCMMVETGEADALISGLTRKYPDTIRPALQVIGMEEGVQRVAGMYIIQTKRGPLFLADTTVNFNPTAEELADITLMVAKEVKHFNITPRIAMVSYSNFGSSQTPEAQLVSKAREIVKQREPSLIVDGEIQAAMAFNKEILKDNYPFTELIGEEVNTLIFPNLTAGNVAYNLLQEVAGFDAIGPVLLGMKKPVHILQLGSTVRQIVNMVNIAVVDAQEKCCREKELAAGKKKKK; from the coding sequence ATGGCAAGAAAACTGAATAAGCAGGATGCATTGGATTACCATGCAATGGGCAGGCCGGGTAAAATTGAAGTAATACCTACGAAGAACACGAAAACGCAGTGGGACCTCTCTTTAGCCTACTCTCCAGGCGTAGCAGAACCTTGTAAAGAAATTTTCAACGACGAAGAAAACGTTTACAAATACACCGCCAAGGGCAACCTGGTGGGGGTCATCAGTAACGGTTCCGCCGTACTGGGCCTGGGTAATATTGGCCCCGCAGCCAGCAAACCGGTAATGGAAGGTAAAGCTGTATTATTCAAAATATTTGCGGATATAGATGTATTTGACATCGAACTGAATGCCAGCGATCCTGATAGTTTTGTGGCGGCAGTAAAGGCTTTGGAACCTACCTTCGGCGGCATCAACCTCGAAGATATCAAAAGCCCGGAGTGTTTTGAAATTGAAGAAAGACTCCGTAAAGAGCTGAAAATACCTATCATGCACGATGACCAGCACGGTACCGCCATTATTTCCGGCGCCGCCCTGCTGAACGCATTGGAGCTGGTGAAAAAGAAAATAGAGAAAGTAAAACTGGTGGTAAATGGTGCTGGTGCCGCTGCTATGGCCTGCGTAAAGCTGTACGTAGCATTGGGTGCCAAACCGGAAAACTTCATCCTGTTTGATAAAGATGGCGTGGTAAACAAAGACCGTAAAGATCTTTCCGCCATGCACATGCAATTTGCCACCACTTCCAAGGTAAAACTGCTGGAAGAAGCCATGAAAGGTGCAGACGTATTCCTGGGCCTCTCCGTAGGAAACGTGGTTACCCAGGCGATGATAAAAAGCATGGCAAAAAATCCGATCGTATTCGCCATGGCGAACCCTGATCCGGAAATTGCCTACGATACCGCCATTGCCGCCCGTCCGGACATCATTATGGCTACCGGCCGTTCTGATTATCCTAACCAGGTGAATAACGTACTGGGTTTCCCTTATATCTTCCGGGGCGCCCTGGACGTAAGAGCTACCCAGATCAACGAAGCCATGAAACTGGCCGCCGTTAGAGCCCTGGCAGAACTGGCAAAGTCACCGGTGCCAGACATCGTGAACCTGGCTTACAATGAAAGAAATATCTTCTTCGGACCTAAATATATCATTCCTAAACCACTGGATCCGCGGCTGTTAAGTACAGTGGCGCCGGCGGTAGCCAAAGCGGCCATGGAAAGTGGCGTAGCCCAGCATCCTATTACCGATTGGGAAGCTTATAAACAGGAACTGAACGGCCGTTTAGGACTGGACAACCAGCTCTTCAGAGTCATTGGTACCAAAGCCCGTCGTGATCCAAGGAAAGTGGTATTTGCAGAAGCAGATAATATCAAGATCCTGAAAGCGGCCCAGGTGGTGAACGATGAAGGTATTGCCTTCCCGATCCTGCTGGGTAACGAAGCACGTATTCGCTCCCTCATGCTGGAAAACGCCATCGAAATCGATGACGCCGTGATCATTGATCCGAAGAGCGATGAAATGCAGGATAAACGTCATGAATTCGGAGACCTGTTCTTTGAAAAACGTAAACGTAAAGGATTTAACCTGTATGAAGCCAGGAAAATCATGCGTGAACGTAACTACTTCGGTTGTATGATGGTGGAAACAGGAGAAGCTGATGCGCTGATCTCCGGTCTTACCCGTAAGTATCCGGATACGATCCGTCCTGCCCTGCAGGTGATTGGTATGGAAGAAGGGGTACAGCGTGTAGCCGGTATGTATATCATCCAAACCAAACGTGGACCGCTGTTCCTGGCTGATACCACGGTGAACTTTAATCCTACTGCAGAAGAACTGGCGGATATTACCCTGATGGTGGCAAAAGAAGTGAAACACTTCAACATTACCCCACGCATTGCCATGGTATCCTATTCCAACTTCGGCTCCAGTCAGACACCGGAAGCACAGCTGGTAAGCAAAGCCCGTGAAATTGTAAAACAACGGGAACCTTCGCTCATCGTAGATGGTGAAATCCAGGCAGCGATGGCCTTTAACAAGGAAATCCTGAAAGATAACTATCCGTTTACAGAGCTGATCGGAGAAGAAGTGAATACCCTCATTTTCCCGAACCTCACAGCTGGTAACGTGGCTTATAACCTCCTGCAGGAAGTAGCTGGTTTTGATGCCATCGGTCCGGTATTGCTGGGTATGAAAAAGCCGGTACACATCCTGCAGTTGGGTAGTACGGTAAGACAGATCGTAAACATGGTGAACATCGCCGTAGTAGACGCGCAGGAAAAATGCTGCAGAGAGAAGGAGTTGGCAGCAGGCAAGAAAAAGAAGAAATAG
- the uvrA gene encoding excinuclease ABC subunit UvrA: MATKVKKQETAIVPQEVSPQDQIFIKGARVHNLKNVSVAIPRNKLVVVTGVSGSGKSSLTMDTLYAEGQRRYAESLSAYARQFLMRMNKPDVDYIKGICPAIAIEQKVITRTPRSTVGSMTEIYDYLRLLFGRVGKTYSPVSGQLVKKHEVSDVVDYIIKLKHGSKVLLLAPFRRHAKRDVKEELNILMQKGFSRLYSPAGEGNGLLRLEELLEQKKPAVPEDAWVLIDRLVVKDFEEDDKHRIADSVQTAFYESEGDCYVEVDGSKMEHFANRFELDGLQFEEPVPNLFSFNNPYGACPTCEGFGQVLGIDTDLVIPDKRLSVFEGAVAPWRGEKMGEYKEALIKASRKFGFPIHKPIADLTDEQVKLLWTGNEHFYGLNEFFKMVEQNLYKVQYRVLQARYRGRTVCPDCGGGRLRKEALYIKVGGCNIAALVEMPVENLKVWFDELELNEYDQQVAKRILIEINHRLKTLLDVGLGYLTLNRVANTLSGGESQRIQLTRTLGSNLTNSMYILDEPSIGLHARDTHRLIRVLKELRDLGNTVVVVEHDEQMMEEADYIIDMGPLASHLGGEVIFAGTYEQILKDGKSLTGKYLSGNYTIDPPEKLRKWKKAITLEGCRQHNLKDISVDFPLQVLTVVTGVSGSGKTTLVKQILYPALMKLKGEFAERVGFHKALKGAVDDITQIEMIDQNPIGKSSRSNPVTYIKAYDEIRDLYSKQPLSKMRGFQPKHFSFNVDGGRCDSCKGEGEVVVEMQFLADVHLTCESCGGKRFKDEVLEVTYKGKNIYEILELGVDEALEFFQDEKDVCNKIRPLSSVGLGYVKLGQSSDTLSGGEAQRVKLASFLGKGKAQGHILFIFDEPTTGLHFHDIKKLLDSFNALIDQGHTVLVIEHNLDVIRSADWVIDLGPEGGAGGGNLLYTGVPEGLKKVKNSYTGKFL, translated from the coding sequence ATGGCAACAAAAGTTAAAAAACAGGAGACCGCAATCGTTCCTCAGGAAGTTAGCCCGCAGGATCAGATTTTCATAAAAGGTGCACGGGTACACAATCTCAAGAATGTCAGTGTAGCTATTCCGCGTAATAAACTGGTCGTAGTAACGGGCGTGTCCGGATCAGGTAAGTCCTCCCTTACCATGGATACCTTGTACGCAGAAGGACAACGTCGTTATGCAGAGAGCCTGAGTGCCTACGCCCGGCAGTTCCTCATGCGTATGAACAAGCCGGATGTGGATTATATCAAAGGGATTTGTCCTGCAATCGCAATAGAACAAAAGGTCATCACCCGTACACCCAGGTCTACCGTGGGTTCAATGACGGAGATCTACGATTACCTGCGGTTATTGTTTGGCCGGGTAGGGAAAACCTATTCGCCTGTATCCGGGCAGCTGGTAAAGAAACATGAAGTCAGTGATGTGGTAGATTACATCATAAAGCTGAAACACGGGAGCAAAGTATTGTTGCTCGCGCCTTTCCGCCGCCACGCCAAAAGAGACGTGAAAGAGGAACTGAACATCCTGATGCAGAAAGGTTTTTCCCGGTTGTATTCACCTGCCGGAGAAGGTAATGGTCTGCTACGGCTGGAGGAACTGCTGGAGCAGAAAAAACCGGCAGTACCGGAAGATGCCTGGGTATTGATAGACAGGCTGGTAGTGAAGGATTTTGAGGAAGATGATAAACATCGTATAGCCGACAGCGTTCAAACCGCTTTTTATGAGAGCGAAGGAGACTGTTATGTAGAAGTCGACGGCAGCAAAATGGAACATTTTGCCAACCGTTTTGAACTGGATGGTTTACAATTTGAAGAACCGGTACCTAACCTGTTCTCGTTTAATAATCCCTATGGTGCGTGTCCTACCTGCGAAGGATTCGGACAGGTGCTGGGTATTGATACCGATCTGGTGATTCCGGATAAACGCCTGAGTGTTTTTGAAGGAGCGGTAGCACCGTGGAGAGGTGAAAAAATGGGAGAATACAAAGAAGCATTGATCAAAGCTTCCCGTAAATTCGGATTTCCGATACACAAGCCCATTGCAGATCTTACAGATGAACAGGTAAAACTGTTGTGGACCGGAAATGAACATTTCTATGGGCTGAACGAATTCTTTAAGATGGTAGAGCAGAATCTCTACAAGGTACAGTATCGCGTATTACAGGCCCGTTATCGTGGCCGTACGGTTTGTCCGGATTGTGGAGGCGGCCGTTTACGTAAAGAAGCGCTGTATATCAAAGTGGGAGGCTGCAACATTGCCGCACTGGTAGAAATGCCGGTGGAAAACCTGAAAGTCTGGTTTGATGAACTGGAGTTGAATGAGTATGATCAACAGGTTGCCAAAAGAATTCTCATCGAAATTAATCATCGCCTGAAAACATTACTGGATGTAGGTTTGGGATATCTTACCCTGAATCGTGTGGCCAATACCCTGAGTGGTGGGGAAAGTCAGCGTATACAGCTCACCCGCACCCTGGGAAGTAACCTCACCAATTCCATGTATATACTGGATGAGCCGAGTATCGGGCTGCATGCAAGAGATACCCATCGCCTGATCCGGGTACTGAAAGAACTGCGCGACCTGGGTAACACCGTAGTAGTTGTAGAGCATGATGAACAGATGATGGAAGAAGCAGACTATATCATCGATATGGGACCGCTGGCCAGCCACCTGGGAGGAGAAGTAATTTTTGCCGGCACTTACGAACAGATACTGAAAGACGGCAAAAGCCTGACGGGTAAATATCTCAGCGGTAATTATACCATTGATCCACCGGAAAAATTACGTAAATGGAAAAAAGCCATTACGCTGGAAGGCTGCCGGCAGCACAACCTGAAAGATATCAGTGTTGATTTTCCATTACAGGTCCTGACAGTGGTGACAGGAGTGAGTGGTTCCGGAAAAACCACGCTGGTAAAACAGATCCTGTATCCGGCATTAATGAAACTGAAGGGTGAATTTGCGGAAAGGGTAGGATTCCATAAAGCCCTGAAAGGTGCGGTGGATGATATCACGCAGATAGAAATGATTGATCAGAATCCTATTGGTAAATCATCCCGTTCCAACCCGGTTACCTATATCAAAGCATATGATGAAATCCGCGATCTGTATTCCAAACAACCTTTGAGTAAGATGCGTGGTTTCCAGCCCAAACATTTTTCTTTCAATGTGGATGGCGGCCGTTGTGATTCCTGTAAGGGAGAAGGAGAAGTGGTAGTGGAAATGCAGTTCCTGGCAGATGTGCATCTGACTTGCGAAAGCTGTGGTGGTAAAAGGTTTAAGGATGAAGTGCTGGAGGTAACCTACAAGGGTAAAAATATTTACGAAATACTGGAACTGGGCGTGGATGAAGCACTGGAGTTCTTCCAGGATGAAAAAGACGTTTGCAACAAAATACGTCCGCTCAGCAGCGTAGGACTGGGTTACGTAAAGCTGGGACAAAGCAGCGATACATTGAGTGGCGGGGAGGCGCAACGGGTGAAGCTGGCGTCTTTCCTGGGTAAGGGCAAAGCACAGGGCCACATCCTGTTTATCTTTGATGAACCTACCACGGGTCTTCATTTTCATGATATTAAAAAGCTATTGGACTCTTTTAATGCCCTGATTGACCAGGGACATACCGTATTGGTGATAGAACACAACCTGGATGTGATCCGGAGTGCAGACTGGGTGATAGACCTGGGACCTGAAGGAGGTGCTGGTGGTGGTAATCTGCTGTATACCGGCGTGCCGGAAGGGTTGAAAAAGGTGAAGAATAGCTATACAGGGAAATTCCTGTAG
- a CDS encoding DUF4293 domain-containing protein has protein sequence MIQRIQSLYLLLAAGGGTAALFYNLWKAKLSNGTETYVNASSNYLLFVLYTIIILVALICIFLFKKRKLQFRLTIFNILFTTGAIAYQYYIVQETANKLSTGGTTIASASYLPASFLPILIIIFLFLAARGIYKDEKLIKSLDRLR, from the coding sequence ATGATACAACGCATACAGAGTCTTTACCTGCTATTGGCTGCCGGTGGTGGCACCGCTGCTTTATTTTACAATTTGTGGAAAGCCAAACTCAGCAATGGCACGGAAACATATGTAAATGCCTCCAGCAACTACCTCCTGTTTGTGCTTTACACGATTATTATTCTGGTAGCCCTGATCTGTATTTTTCTCTTCAAAAAGAGGAAGTTACAGTTCCGCTTAACGATCTTCAACATCCTGTTCACTACCGGCGCTATCGCTTACCAGTATTACATTGTACAGGAAACTGCCAATAAATTAAGTACGGGTGGCACTACCATTGCCAGTGCCTCGTATCTGCCTGCTTCTTTTTTACCGATACTGATCATCATCTTCCTGTTTCTGGCGGCGAGAGGTATCTATAAAGATGAGAAGCTGATCAAGTCACTGGACAGACTTCGCTGA
- a CDS encoding RNA polymerase sigma factor — MYKLCDEQLITLFKKGHSSALEELVHRHREKVFTSILLLVKDYFLAEDIFQDTFIKIIDTIRAERYTEKGKFLPWAMRIAHNLCVDHFRKIKRTPMIKTGDDKDIFDVLGFSDSCAEDKIMTRQSHDRVRRMLDMLPEEQREVIILRHYAELSFKEIADLTQVSINTALGRMRYGLINLRKMMTEKQICL, encoded by the coding sequence ATGTACAAATTGTGCGATGAGCAGTTAATTACCCTCTTCAAAAAGGGACATTCTTCCGCATTGGAGGAACTGGTGCACCGCCACCGGGAAAAAGTATTTACTTCCATACTGCTATTGGTAAAGGACTACTTTTTAGCAGAAGATATATTCCAGGACACTTTCATCAAAATCATAGACACGATACGTGCAGAACGCTATACCGAAAAGGGTAAGTTTTTACCTTGGGCGATGCGTATTGCACATAACCTGTGTGTGGATCATTTCAGAAAGATCAAGCGTACGCCGATGATTAAAACCGGCGACGACAAAGATATTTTTGATGTACTGGGATTCAGCGACAGCTGTGCTGAAGATAAAATCATGACCCGTCAAAGCCACGACCGTGTCCGGCGTATGCTGGATATGCTGCCGGAAGAACAACGGGAAGTGATTATTCTGCGGCACTATGCAGAACTGAGCTTCAAAGAAATTGCGGATCTCACGCAAGTGAGTATCAATACTGCACTGGGTCGGATGCGGTATGGTCTGATCAATCTCCGTAAAATGATGACGGAGAAGCAAATTTGTCTGTGA
- a CDS encoding class I SAM-dependent methyltransferase, producing MDSLSCMHAQWDALSRNRNEWNNIVGALLSPIGTRMIALLQLKDQSFVLDVGTGTGEPGLTIAEKFPGSHVTGIDLSEKMLEIARQNAARRDITNFVTHCCNAMELPFETDSFDAVLCRNGVMFFTDTAAGLQEMQRVLRPGCRMAVSAWGLLDKNLWIAMVLDAVREVTKRYRYNKHVPGMFYCMEPGFMTDWFEEINMQEIQEEELTGIIEFSSADEHWNYVTNVSAAVVNALSGMDEMQQEQVRELVRKKIDTHIIREKLYFQWTARITSGVK from the coding sequence ATGGATTCCTTATCCTGCATGCACGCGCAGTGGGATGCTCTATCCCGGAACAGAAATGAGTGGAACAACATTGTCGGGGCCTTACTAAGTCCCATTGGCACCCGGATGATAGCGCTACTGCAACTTAAAGATCAGTCGTTTGTTTTGGATGTAGGAACGGGTACAGGAGAACCCGGCTTAACCATCGCAGAAAAATTTCCCGGCAGTCATGTGACGGGCATTGATCTTTCCGAAAAAATGCTGGAAATAGCCCGGCAAAATGCTGCCAGACGGGATATTACCAATTTTGTTACCCATTGCTGCAATGCCATGGAGCTGCCTTTTGAAACAGATAGCTTCGATGCCGTATTATGCCGGAATGGCGTCATGTTTTTTACTGATACAGCAGCCGGTTTACAGGAAATGCAACGGGTACTCCGCCCGGGATGCAGGATGGCTGTTTCTGCCTGGGGACTATTGGATAAAAATCTGTGGATTGCCATGGTGCTGGATGCCGTGCGGGAGGTAACCAAACGCTATCGGTATAATAAGCATGTTCCCGGCATGTTTTATTGTATGGAACCTGGTTTTATGACAGACTGGTTTGAAGAAATCAATATGCAGGAAATTCAGGAAGAAGAACTGACGGGGATTATTGAATTCAGCTCAGCAGATGAACACTGGAATTATGTTACGAATGTAAGTGCTGCGGTCGTAAATGCTTTGTCCGGAATGGATGAAATGCAGCAGGAGCAGGTGCGGGAGCTGGTTCGTAAAAAAATCGATACCCATATTATCCGGGAAAAACTGTATTTCCAGTGGACCGCCAGAATAACGAGCGGGGTTAAATAA
- a CDS encoding ABC transporter ATP-binding protein, with the protein MIELQNIKKGFGDKEILKGVSAVMESGKVNLIIGASGSGKTVMMKCIVGLIKVDSGAIRYDNQDFTAMDDREKKEIRQQIGMLFQGSALFDSMTVEQNVMFPLEMFGTGTLKEKKKRVEECLERVQLKDAAKKFPAEISGGMKKRVGIARAIVLNPRYLFCDEPNSGLDPQTSLLIDQLIKELTVEYNITTVINTHDMNTVMESGDHIVYMYQGQKQWEGSNKDIVFSKDQKLNDFIFASEFLREAKEMRQLDMFKDKNWRDQLGKPGNQ; encoded by the coding sequence ATGATTGAACTGCAAAACATAAAAAAAGGCTTTGGTGATAAGGAGATTCTGAAAGGCGTATCAGCAGTAATGGAGTCCGGTAAGGTAAACCTGATCATCGGTGCCAGCGGCAGCGGAAAAACCGTGATGATGAAATGTATTGTGGGCCTGATTAAAGTGGATAGCGGCGCTATCCGCTATGATAACCAGGATTTCACAGCAATGGATGACCGGGAGAAAAAAGAAATCCGGCAGCAGATAGGCATGCTGTTTCAGGGCTCTGCCCTGTTCGACAGTATGACCGTAGAACAGAATGTGATGTTTCCACTGGAGATGTTTGGAACCGGTACACTAAAGGAAAAAAAGAAACGTGTGGAAGAGTGCCTGGAAAGAGTGCAGCTGAAAGATGCCGCTAAAAAATTTCCGGCTGAAATCAGTGGTGGGATGAAAAAACGGGTAGGTATCGCGCGGGCTATTGTGCTGAATCCAAGATACCTGTTTTGTGATGAACCTAACTCTGGTCTCGATCCGCAAACATCGCTGCTCATCGATCAGCTGATCAAGGAACTGACCGTAGAATACAATATCACTACCGTTATCAATACCCACGATATGAATACCGTAATGGAAAGCGGAGACCATATTGTGTATATGTACCAGGGACAAAAGCAGTGGGAAGGTAGTAATAAAGATATTGTATTCAGCAAGGATCAGAAGCTGAACGACTTTATCTTTGCTTCCGAGTTTCTCCGGGAAGCTAAAGAAATGCGACAGCTGGATATGTTTAAGGATAAGAACTGGCGCGATCAATTGGGGAAGCCAGGTAATCAGTAA